A region of Osmerus eperlanus chromosome 9, fOsmEpe2.1, whole genome shotgun sequence DNA encodes the following proteins:
- the afg1la gene encoding AFG1 like ATPase a isoform X2 codes for MEKLEEMQNTLRGYSNQPTSLFSKFFSKPQPPKGYYIYGDVGTGKTMVMDMFYSHVETAKKKRVHFHGFMLDVHKRIHRLKLSMPKRKAGKMAKSYDPIAPVAEEISMEACLLCFDEFQVTDIADAMILKQLFENLFLNGVVVVATSNRPPEDLYKNGLQRVNFVPFIAVLKNYCQTLRLDSGIDYRRRNRPSGGKLYYLSSEPDVEATLDKMFDELAFKQNDITRPRRLKIQGRNLDLSRTCGTIADCTFEELCDRPLGASDYLEMSRLFDTVFIRHIPLLTLNKKTQARRLITLIDAFYDHKVRVVILADHALDEIFVHEGHDEHDESHVLMDNLGLKRDSASGLSIFSGDEEVFAFQRTLSRLTEMQTGEYWLKGDRSTT; via the exons ATGGAAAAACTGGAAGAGATGCAAAACACACTGAGGGGTTACAGTAACCAGCCAACATCGCTCTTTTCAAAG TTCTTCTCAAAGCCTCAACCTCCAAAAGGCTACTACATTTACGGGGATGTAG GTACAGGAAAAACAATGGTCATGGATATGTTTTATTCACATGTGGAGACTGCCAAGAAAAAGAGAGTTCATTTTCATGGCTTTATGTTAGACGTACACAAAA GAATACATCGCCTGAAACTGAGTATGCCCAAGAGGAAGGCTGGGAAAATGGCCAAATCATACGACCCAATAGCTCCAGTCGCAGAGGAGATAAGCATGGAGGCTTGTCTGCTGTGCTTTGATGAGTTCCAG GTCACAGACATTGCAGATGCCATGATACTGAAGCAGCTCTTTGAGAACCTGTTCCTGAATGGTGTTGTGGTTGTGGCTACTTCTAACAGGCCTCCTGAAG aTTTATATAAGAATGGACTTCAGAGGGTTAACTTTGTCCCATTCATCGCTGTGTTGAAG AATTATTGCCAAACTCTCAGATTGGATTCGGGGATAGATTATCGTAGAAGAAACAGACCATCGGGTGGAAAACTCTACTACCT GTCTAGTGAACCTGATGTGGAGGCAACACTGGACAAGATGTTTGATGAGCTGGCTTTCAAACAGAATGACA TCACAAGACCAAGGAGGCTTAAAATCCAAGGCCGGAACCTGGATCTGAGCAGAACTTGTGGGACCATAGCAGATTGTACGTTTGAGGAGTTGTGTGACCGG CCCTTAGGTGCCAGTGACTACTTGGAGATGTCCAGACTGTTTGACACAGTCTTTATCCGGCACATTCCCCTGCTGACGCTGAACAAGAAAACTCAAGCACGGCGCCTAATAACACTTATAGATGCCTTTTATGATCATAAG GTGCGAGTGGTGATTCTTGCGGACCATGCATTGGATGAGATCTTTGTCCATGAGGGACATGACGAGCATGATGAAAGCCATGTCCTGATGGACAACCTGGGGCTCAAAAGG GATTCAGCCAGTGGCCTGTCGATCTTCAGCGGGGATGAGGAGGTGTTTGCCTTCCAGAGGACGTTGTCTCGGCTAACAGAGATGCAGACGGGGGAATACTGGCTGAAGGGGGACAGAAGCACCACCTAA
- the afg1la gene encoding AFG1 like ATPase a isoform X1: MVSKMSPLVLPTIRFLLKMQYSTRTITMYMTEISRRGYTANAQSVENCISASGFSGPLKHYNGLIRDGALREDPQQKAVMEKLEEMQNTLRGYSNQPTSLFSKFFSKPQPPKGYYIYGDVGTGKTMVMDMFYSHVETAKKKRVHFHGFMLDVHKRIHRLKLSMPKRKAGKMAKSYDPIAPVAEEISMEACLLCFDEFQVTDIADAMILKQLFENLFLNGVVVVATSNRPPEDLYKNGLQRVNFVPFIAVLKNYCQTLRLDSGIDYRRRNRPSGGKLYYLSSEPDVEATLDKMFDELAFKQNDITRPRRLKIQGRNLDLSRTCGTIADCTFEELCDRPLGASDYLEMSRLFDTVFIRHIPLLTLNKKTQARRLITLIDAFYDHKVRVVILADHALDEIFVHEGHDEHDESHVLMDNLGLKRDSASGLSIFSGDEEVFAFQRTLSRLTEMQTGEYWLKGDRSTT; encoded by the exons ATGGTTTCAAAGATGTCGCCCTTGGTGTTGCCAACTATACGATTTCTCTTGAAAATGCAATATTCTACAAGGACAATAACAATGTATATGACGGAAATTTCCAGACGAG GTTACACCGCAAATGCTCAGTCGGTTGAAAACTGCATCAGTGCCTCCGGTTTCAGTGGGCCACTTAAACATTACAACGGTCTTATCAGGGACGGTGCACTGCGTGAGGATCCTCAGCAAAAAGCGGTGATGGAAAAACTGGAAGAGATGCAAAACACACTGAGGGGTTACAGTAACCAGCCAACATCGCTCTTTTCAAAG TTCTTCTCAAAGCCTCAACCTCCAAAAGGCTACTACATTTACGGGGATGTAG GTACAGGAAAAACAATGGTCATGGATATGTTTTATTCACATGTGGAGACTGCCAAGAAAAAGAGAGTTCATTTTCATGGCTTTATGTTAGACGTACACAAAA GAATACATCGCCTGAAACTGAGTATGCCCAAGAGGAAGGCTGGGAAAATGGCCAAATCATACGACCCAATAGCTCCAGTCGCAGAGGAGATAAGCATGGAGGCTTGTCTGCTGTGCTTTGATGAGTTCCAG GTCACAGACATTGCAGATGCCATGATACTGAAGCAGCTCTTTGAGAACCTGTTCCTGAATGGTGTTGTGGTTGTGGCTACTTCTAACAGGCCTCCTGAAG aTTTATATAAGAATGGACTTCAGAGGGTTAACTTTGTCCCATTCATCGCTGTGTTGAAG AATTATTGCCAAACTCTCAGATTGGATTCGGGGATAGATTATCGTAGAAGAAACAGACCATCGGGTGGAAAACTCTACTACCT GTCTAGTGAACCTGATGTGGAGGCAACACTGGACAAGATGTTTGATGAGCTGGCTTTCAAACAGAATGACA TCACAAGACCAAGGAGGCTTAAAATCCAAGGCCGGAACCTGGATCTGAGCAGAACTTGTGGGACCATAGCAGATTGTACGTTTGAGGAGTTGTGTGACCGG CCCTTAGGTGCCAGTGACTACTTGGAGATGTCCAGACTGTTTGACACAGTCTTTATCCGGCACATTCCCCTGCTGACGCTGAACAAGAAAACTCAAGCACGGCGCCTAATAACACTTATAGATGCCTTTTATGATCATAAG GTGCGAGTGGTGATTCTTGCGGACCATGCATTGGATGAGATCTTTGTCCATGAGGGACATGACGAGCATGATGAAAGCCATGTCCTGATGGACAACCTGGGGCTCAAAAGG GATTCAGCCAGTGGCCTGTCGATCTTCAGCGGGGATGAGGAGGTGTTTGCCTTCCAGAGGACGTTGTCTCGGCTAACAGAGATGCAGACGGGGGAATACTGGCTGAAGGGGGACAGAAGCACCACCTAA